The genomic DNA CTGGGCATTTCCACACTCCCCCCTCGACCCCctaagaaaaaaagaagagtgACGGGTGTCCCCacccaaaagccaaaaatcacaaaatcacaaaaaacagaaatgttCGCACGCAAATGTTTGTCGTCGGTGCGTCGATTGTTCCTCGAGTTTGCACAAATGAAAGTGGTCAACAACAAGAGCGATCCACTGTTACTGCTCGAGATGCAGGATGGGTAAGACTGACCCCGATATCGGCCATGCTATATACAAtgcgaaaaagaaaaagtgcAGCAAGtcaatatttaaacttaacaTGACAATCCTTAGCTAATTGTGCAAAACGACAAAGAGGAAAAGGCCTGCGGATTCCCATATTTGCCAGGTAttatttgcctttgtttttgaGATTCCCGAAAAGGTATACCCAACCTGCAGTATTGGCACCATGACTTTACCTTTTGAAACTTGATTTGGTATATCTCCTAAAAGTTGTTGCTTTAATTTTCAGTTCCttactatttttttgaaacatttttcaaaagcatttattattttcgatAAATAACCAATAATAGTTCTtaagaaattgaattttagcCAGTATCAGTTATGGTATAGACCTTGCAAAAAGGTCAAATATAAATTACCTCCCTTCTGAATTTCTTACTTAAAcgatttaaaatcaaagtgCTTCTTTATTACATAGATgtttttgaacaaaattttggataaattaatttgtcatTTTAATGAATTCTGATCAGGTAACATCTTTGTATTTGGCAGATTTCATTTTCCTTTATTATCGAGCTTTGACAAAAAAGGGTACTTATTTAAGGTTACCAATCAAATTTATTCTAGGCTTGCCTTGAAGCGTACGAAAAATTATATAGCAAATCTGATTTTTGATGCCAAATGCTATTCAATATAACAAATCAAGACCTTTTGaggaatatttgttttattttaactatggagttcacttattttttgtataaaattttgGAAACTCTTGAGGAATATTTGTGTTGTCTGAAGTAAAGGTAGTCactattttgaattaaaaccCCTTCACGTGATGTAGATCACCACGTTTTCTTGCTGTGTTTGCCAACTCTTTTAACGATCCACTTGCCTATGACCGTTTAGGGCCAAATGGCAACAACTTTTCTGCCAAATGGCACTATGCACGTATCCAGGGTTGGGTCTTTGGGCTTTGGGATTAGGATGAGgctggggatggggatggggatggggatggtgGGGCGAACGGAGGGGCTGGGCTGTACGTGATTGGACTGCCTCCAAACTGCGATTTTCAGCCGGAGTTTGACCTGCTTCAATTgtcgccgccgctgccgctgaAAAAAGGCATTTTAACGAGCTACGCGCATGCGCAATTGTCCAACCAAGCGGTGTCGTCGATGCTCCGAGTCCGTCGCTTTTTTATGCAACTTCTCGGCGGACCGACGGACCGGCGGACGGTTTGGACGGTTTGGACGAGCGGATCAACAGACCGAACCCCATTTTGCGCCCGGTGAGAGACTTTCACTCATTTGGGAATTCATCGGGTTGTGGCCGCCGTGCGGATTGCCGTGGATTTAAGCAGACATTTATCGCATTCATTGCAGATTCCCGTAAATTGAATCCGTGCTCCCCCATGCGGAAGTTTATTAGCCACCCACTGACCACTGACCACCAACCATCGACCACTGATCCACTGCGAAAAAGACACGGAACCATTAGATTACTCGGCTATTTTCATTCATTATCGCCGTGAAATCAATGGCACGTGATTGAATGTGGATTTCACGGCGGGAAAAAGGCAACCGAACGATGGTTTGTATTTGAGGAGGTATTCAATAGTTAAGgtgtaaacaataaaatgtcaATATCACCGATATAAGCCCAAGAATGTAACCTAGTTCAGCACACTCATGGAAACCAAAGGAAAccagaaaggaagcaagcttcggcaagccgaagttcatatacccttgcagctattgcaaaaattaaatattcttgaaaacattaaaattatgattgacttgcgtgtatgtttacattgaagctatgatgatttgcagctcatttatttgatagttcctatggtagctatatgataccgttttccgattttaataaaattaaaagcgtaattccgaactgtcaaattattaattaatcaaaaagaatttctaaaaaaaattacaaaataaaaagttagattatttttcaatttttcaaattttttttttttatttttattgttgttattttgatgaaatttaaaccgtaattttgaaatatttaaccattactatatatcgaagaattaaacaaaaaattaaaaaacaccaaagttataattttatttccaattgttcctttgggagctatatgctatagtagtccgatccggctcgtttcgacttatataccacctgcaataggaagacaacttttgggaaagtttcatgcagatagctttaaaactgagagactagtttgcatagaaacgcGTCCGTCCGCGtccggacggacggacggacggacagacggacatggctagatcgactctcctagtgatgctgatcaagaataaatatactttatagggtcggagatgtctccttcactgcgttgcaaacttctgactgaaattataataccctctgcaagggtataaaaataaaatataaattatttaaggaaCTAAgaacaagaaatatttttaatcattttttaaatgtctaatttaaaaaaaaaaataatgacgAGCAATTAGGGATCTTAGAGAAAAtagtacaaattaaaacattatatatttttatatcaaaaacaatggcaaaattaaaaaaaataatataacacaaaaaaacaacgaTATGTTGttgatatttgatatttttttaagatcgTAGGTTATTGTAGAGgatatatattttgctttcataatttaattgaattgttcGATTTAAGTCACTCTTTCGACCAGAATGACGTCAGCAGTTTGGgtactttgtttttttgagcCTCGCCAGACAGCCCAAagtcaatatttttataaaacaaaatcctaaaataaagttgaaaaCCTACCATGTTATGTGCAATCATTCTATTAAgtactttctttaaaaaaacttcCGAAAATATTTCTTGTGGGTTACACtggtaataataataaacctaaataaatcaacaataagatttattaaagaaaatagtaccaatcaaaaacaatatatttatatttcaaataattaagtaaaCGCGCtcaaatttgtaaattgttatatttttttagtgaCTCATTCTTGAAAAGCAATCACAGAAACCCTTTGCGTATCAACAGCGAAAATGTcttaaataaatcaacaaaGTTAAAGGGAAAATAAGtagtaattatttattttcatttgacaAAGATAAGATAATATTCGGGGAATTCTTGGTTGATTAAAAATACCTGCCTAATAATTTGCGGTTGCTTTCCATTTACGAcacttttgttttcgattACATATCACAGAAGCTTATCTTCTTCAATAATACTTCAATAATAAGTGAAATAGAAAAACGatattcatataaaaaataggCACTTAAAATAGGGAAACAATAGgagactttttaaaattccatCGATCAatgacaattttatttaataacaggTCTAAagcaatcaataaaataaagataaaatattttccaggACCTGTTAAAGGCAAGTAATTATATAGCTTCTGCACGGATTTGATATTAAATGGCTTGCGGACTAATTACTTATCAaagttatttaacttaattttaagaaaagaGATAAGATTCGTCACCAGGAACTCAATGGTAAGTCTCCAAGGTAAATCATCAAGATCCAGTCAGAGAAATGAGGCTGTAAGGAAAGATGAATGAAAGTAGAAAACATCTTTCAGAAAAGATTAGATAATATTTCCGGAAAAATTCCCATACCAAGGTTCACTGaataataaccaaaaaaagtaaaaaataattcaaacaaTTTTCCATTGATTTTTCTTCAATCATTTTCTACTCCGGCCTACAAAAATTGATTTGCGATCAGGAAATGTTCCTTGGTGACATCTTTGCGAGACCAATTTGTCACTTGAGAACCGGTCAAGCGAGCTTTTAATGACAGGCGATTAGATAGTAGAACTACCTTCTTATCGCCTTGATGGATAATGcgaatgaaattgaaattgccgTCATACGGAACCACTTGACAATCAATCACGATGCCCAGATATGATTtccaataaattaataataataattaaactaGAATTTATTCACTtcagaacaacaaaaaaaagtaatcacaaatacaaaaaaaaatgcggaaACTATGAAGTAAATAAAAGTGGCAGGTTTTATTGCTTCCCATCCCTTTCTAGCCACTTTATCCTCGCCTGCCATGGACATCCTTATGCTTAGGCATTGCATTCGTAATGGGCTGAACAGAAGCTATTGAACGGATCGAATTCCATGTCTGCAGGACACTGAAGGACATGTGACTGCAGCTTATTCTCATCGTTGTAAAAGCAGAGGATGTAGCTGGAGCAGCTGTTGCTTGACGGATAGAATCCAATGGTGGGGCAAGGATAACTTTCCACAGTGGTTTCCGAATACTCGTCGGAGGTGTTGGTCACCTCGGTGGATCCGGTATCTGGCACATCCGTTGTGTTGTCACCAGTTGCGGGTTCATTGGTTGCGGGTTCATTGGTGACGGGTTCATTGGTTGCGGGTTCATTGGTTGCGGGTTCTTTGGTTGCGGGTTCATTGGTGACGGGTTCATTGGTGACGGGTTCATTGGTTGCGGGTTCATTGGTTGCGGGTTCATTGGTTGCGGGTTCATTTGTTGCGGGTTCATTGGTTGCGGGTTCATTGGTGACGGGTTCATTGGTTGCGGGTTCATTGGTTGCGGGTTCTTTGGTTGCGGGTTCATTGGTGACGGGTTCATTGGTGACGGGTTCATTGGTTGCGGGTTCATTGGTTGCGGGTTCATTGGTTGCGGGTTCATTGGTTGCGGGTTCTTTGGTTGCGGGTTCATTGGTTGCGGGTTCATTGGTTGCGGGTTCATTTGTTGCGGGTTCATTTGTTGCGGGTTCATTTGTTGCGGGTTCATTGGTTGCGGGTTCATTGGT from Drosophila gunungcola strain Sukarami unplaced genomic scaffold, Dgunungcola_SK_2 000153F, whole genome shotgun sequence includes the following:
- the LOC128265751 gene encoding salivary glue protein Sgs-3, with amino-acid sequence MFKLSMLLGLALILAPSVIQAKSLCGRSGYFAIVDNTPDFYACQATGFGGFSMRFLRCPAGLVFSSASAQCIASPISTFEARDDSNIESPTIPPTTEAPVTKENTATKQPANSETATNEPATNEPATNEPATNEPATNEPATNEPATNEPATNEPATKEPATNEPATNEPATKEPATNEPATNEPVTNEPVTNEPATNEPATNEPATNEPATNEPATNEPATNEPATNEPATKEPATNEPATNEPATNEPATNEPVTNEPVTNEPATKEPATNEPATNEPVTNEPATNEPATNEPATNEPATNEPATNEPVTNEPVTNEPATKEPATNEPATNEPVTNEPATNEPATGDNTTDVPDTGSTEVTNTSDEYSETTVESYPCPTIGFYPSSNSCSSYILCFYNDENKLQSHVLQCPADMEFDPFNSFCSAHYECNA